One Marinibacterium anthonyi genomic region harbors:
- a CDS encoding Type IV secretory pathway, VirB3-like protein — MSGSEWQSFEALDAVPGFSVPVHRALTEPILLGGAPRSVAILNGTLAGAVGLGLQLWLVGILIWAVGHIAAVWAARRDPLFVEVARRHLRIPGHLSV; from the coding sequence ATGAGCGGTAGCGAATGGCAAAGCTTCGAGGCCCTCGACGCTGTGCCGGGGTTCAGCGTGCCGGTCCACCGCGCGCTGACCGAGCCGATCCTGCTCGGCGGCGCACCGCGCTCGGTTGCCATTCTGAATGGCACGCTCGCCGGTGCGGTCGGCCTCGGACTTCAGCTCTGGCTGGTCGGGATCCTGATCTGGGCCGTCGGCCACATCGCAGCTGTCTGGGCGGCAAGGCGCGATCCGCTCTTCGTCGAGGTCGCCCGCCGCCATTTGCGCATTCCCGGTCATCTCTCGGTGTGA
- a CDS encoding Type IV secretion system protein VirB11 — translation MLRTALGPAIAGFLDDPMTVEVMLNPDGRLWVDRLSEGLADSGRTLSAADGERIVRLVAHHVGVEVHGLSPRVSAELPETGERFEGLLPPVVAAPAFAIRKPAVAVFTLDDYVAARIMTLMQAEALRQAVATRANILVAGGTSTGKTTLTNALLAEVAKTSDRVVIIEDTRELQCAAPNLVAMRTKDGVASLSDLVRSSLRLRPDRIPIGEVRGAEALDLLKAWGTGHPGGIGTIHAGSGIGALRRLEQLIQEAVVTVPRAMIAETIDLVAVLAGRGSARRLAELACVEGLGPDGDYRISPVISDPAIPHEQGDPE, via the coding sequence ATGCTGCGCACCGCGCTCGGGCCGGCGATCGCCGGGTTTCTGGACGACCCCATGACCGTCGAGGTGATGCTCAACCCCGATGGGCGGCTCTGGGTCGACCGACTTTCCGAGGGGCTGGCCGACAGCGGCAGGACGCTGAGCGCAGCGGACGGCGAGCGTATTGTTCGCCTCGTCGCCCACCATGTTGGCGTCGAAGTTCATGGCCTTTCCCCACGCGTCTCTGCGGAGCTCCCGGAAACAGGCGAGCGCTTCGAGGGGCTCTTGCCGCCCGTCGTCGCAGCCCCGGCCTTCGCCATCCGCAAGCCCGCTGTCGCTGTGTTCACGCTCGACGACTATGTCGCTGCCAGGATCATGACCTTGATGCAGGCCGAGGCGCTGCGCCAGGCGGTCGCGACCCGTGCCAATATCCTGGTGGCGGGCGGCACCTCGACCGGCAAGACCACGCTGACCAATGCGCTGCTCGCCGAGGTGGCCAAGACCTCCGATCGCGTCGTGATCATCGAGGACACCCGAGAACTGCAATGCGCCGCGCCGAACCTCGTGGCGATGCGCACCAAGGACGGAGTGGCAAGCCTGTCCGATCTGGTGCGATCCTCGCTGCGTCTGCGCCCCGATCGTATTCCCATCGGTGAGGTGCGTGGCGCCGAAGCGCTGGACCTGCTCAAAGCTTGGGGCACAGGCCATCCCGGCGGCATCGGCACCATCCATGCCGGTTCCGGGATCGGCGCACTGCGTCGTCTCGAACAGCTCATCCAGGAAGCCGTCGTTACCGTGCCCCGCGCCATGATCGCGGAGACCATCGATCTCGTGGCCGTCCTGGCCGGTCGAGGGTCCGCGCGCCGTCTGGCCGAACTCGCCTGCGTTGAGGGCCTCGGGCCGGACGGCGACTACCGGATTTCACCTGTCATTTCAGACCCCGCCATCCCTCACGAACAAGGAGATCCCGAATGA
- a CDS encoding conjugal transfer protein TrbC, whose product MIRHALRIRQHIATAAAATYVSLFIVPAAHASGSSMPWEAPLQSILDSVEGPVAKIVAVIIIIVTGLTLAFGDTGGGFRRLIQIVFGISIAFAASSFFLSFFSFGGGALI is encoded by the coding sequence ATGATCCGTCACGCCCTGCGCATCCGCCAGCACATCGCCACGGCCGCCGCCGCCACCTATGTCAGCCTGTTCATCGTTCCGGCTGCGCACGCCTCCGGGTCCTCCATGCCCTGGGAAGCGCCTCTGCAATCCATCCTCGACTCCGTCGAGGGGCCAGTGGCCAAGATCGTGGCGGTGATCATCATCATTGTCACCGGTCTGACGCTGGCCTTCGGCGATACCGGCGGCGGCTTCCGGCGGCTGATCCAGATCGTCTTCGGGATTTCCATCGCCTTTGCGGCCTCGTCCTTCTTCCTGAGCTTCTTCAGCTTCGGTGGCGGGGCGCTGATCTGA
- a CDS encoding Transposase DDE domain protein, giving the protein MMGRQEAPAQLFYDFDLERHVPANHMLREIDLFLDGDSLRDALRPFYSHLGRPSIDPELIIRMLVIGYVMGIRSERRLCDEVHLNLAYRWFCRLGLEGKVPDHSTFSRYRHGKLRESNLLRQVFEATVERCLKEDLVSGEGFAVDASLISADANKVRSIAAEDWSPEVAREAGNRAAREYLETLDDAAFGAASTSQPKFVAKSDPAAQWTRAEESRPYFAYATNYLIDTKSSVIMDVEATRAIRQAEVGASRTMLDRTEKRFGIRPDWLAADTAYGNAENLGWLVKKRSIIPFIPVIDKSGRTDGTFSRSDFEWDEANDQYICPEGHALKQFRRNYSDPSRGEDTGGRKKYRALKATCQACPSKETCCPKADARYVTREPHEEAREFARECRKTKAYKVSRDKRKKVEMLFAHLKRILGLTRLRLRGPNGAKDEFLLAAIAQNLRKLAKLRPQCAISEAAA; this is encoded by the coding sequence ATGATGGGCAGGCAGGAAGCTCCGGCGCAGCTGTTCTACGACTTCGATCTGGAGCGGCACGTCCCCGCCAATCACATGCTGCGAGAGATCGATCTGTTCCTTGACGGCGACAGCCTTCGGGATGCGTTGCGCCCATTCTACAGCCATCTCGGGCGCCCATCCATCGACCCGGAACTGATTATTCGGATGCTGGTGATCGGCTACGTGATGGGGATCCGATCCGAGCGCCGCCTGTGCGACGAGGTCCATCTGAACCTGGCGTATCGCTGGTTCTGCCGCCTTGGGCTGGAAGGCAAGGTTCCGGATCACTCGACGTTCTCGCGGTATCGCCATGGCAAGCTCCGGGAGAGCAACCTGCTGCGGCAGGTGTTTGAGGCCACCGTGGAGCGCTGCCTGAAGGAGGACCTTGTGTCCGGCGAAGGCTTCGCCGTGGATGCCAGCCTGATCTCCGCCGATGCCAACAAGGTCCGGTCGATCGCGGCGGAAGACTGGAGCCCAGAGGTGGCGCGTGAGGCCGGCAACCGTGCAGCGCGGGAATACCTGGAGACGCTCGACGATGCCGCCTTCGGCGCCGCGTCCACGAGCCAGCCGAAGTTCGTGGCCAAGTCCGATCCGGCCGCGCAGTGGACCCGCGCCGAGGAAAGCCGCCCGTATTTTGCCTATGCCACCAACTACCTGATCGACACGAAGAGTTCTGTAATCATGGATGTCGAGGCCACGAGAGCGATCCGTCAGGCCGAAGTCGGGGCCTCGCGCACGATGCTGGACAGGACCGAGAAGCGGTTCGGGATCCGACCGGACTGGCTGGCTGCCGACACTGCCTATGGCAATGCCGAGAACCTGGGATGGCTGGTCAAGAAGCGCAGCATCATCCCCTTCATTCCGGTCATCGACAAGTCGGGGCGGACCGATGGCACGTTCTCCCGTTCCGACTTCGAGTGGGACGAGGCCAACGACCAGTACATCTGCCCTGAGGGTCACGCCCTGAAGCAATTCCGCCGGAACTACTCCGATCCGAGCCGGGGTGAGGACACCGGTGGACGGAAGAAATACCGCGCGCTGAAGGCGACCTGCCAGGCCTGCCCATCCAAGGAGACCTGCTGCCCGAAAGCCGATGCGCGGTACGTCACCCGCGAGCCCCACGAAGAAGCACGTGAGTTCGCCCGCGAGTGCCGGAAGACCAAGGCCTACAAAGTGTCTCGCGACAAGCGGAAGAAGGTCGAGATGCTGTTCGCCCACCTGAAGCGCATCCTCGGCCTGACCCGGCTGCGCCTGCGTGGCCCCAACGGGGCAAAGGACGAATTCCTTCTCGCCGCCATCGCCCAGAACCTCAGGAAACTCGCGAAGCTCCGTCCTCAGTGCGCCATCTCGGAGGCCGCGGCATGA
- a CDS encoding recombination protein F, which yields MIRLKAIHIEEFRGIKDLTLDMGGKSFGICGPNGTGKSGIVDAIEFCLTGSLTRLSGQGQGELSVGKHAPHVDSRAAPEQAKVEITAHIPSLGKDVTIARSVKSPKQVSVRPSGGAEEEIVTSLQAHPEFALSRREIAKYIITPPSQRSTDVQNLLRLDRIGDQRKAFYTFKNSAAKEARDAAGATRKAEQDLKTALGVDTLKRETVLEKANEHRKVLGLPDLTELTPETIFIDPAEDAKEEEAGKPPALAKSVALADLKALAKSAAQDESEALSAARCEALTALNTLKEDGAALTLARQHGFITKGLEFVTEESEACPLCDTPWEAEALCAHLEEKLLSSDAIGKTLKELETDFQTIGQAVIGRLADLRTVAGYAEALDPAISTATLDTYAARLEQMQTAIKEFREDHAQLEPAIIAVQVAWWALPEDVQATLEEMRKAIAALPDSSAKDKAIRFLTVLQERYDRLIEANRTAKECAQRSTVAEKVYDHYVQTSNDVLEEIYDAVAKEFTALYKAINDDEGEFVGELKAEPAKLSFNVDFYGRGTFPPGAYHSEGHQDGMGLCLYLALMQHTLGDKFTFAVLDDVMMSVDTGHRREVCRLLKTKFPNTQFVLTTHDRVWLQYMKTEKLITKSQLFGGWSVEFGPRIWDDQDIWTEIDQQLDKNDVPRAAWLLRRYLEYIATVLADNLRAQVEFRGDGHYDLGDLLPPVLKRWQDRLDKGIKAAVHWGNDKEAATLTEKRHEAKALIAATYVEQWAINPSVHFNEWENFESGEFKKVTAAYKLLLDSMRCSNEKCGTLPYIFPRKGSAVQLRCDCQSININLKAK from the coding sequence ATGATCCGTCTCAAGGCCATCCACATTGAAGAGTTCCGGGGGATCAAAGACCTCACTCTCGATATGGGCGGCAAAAGTTTCGGAATATGCGGTCCGAACGGCACCGGTAAGAGTGGCATTGTCGATGCCATAGAATTTTGCCTGACAGGCAGCCTGACCCGCTTGTCGGGGCAGGGTCAAGGTGAACTCAGTGTCGGCAAGCACGCGCCGCATGTCGATAGCCGCGCCGCGCCCGAGCAGGCCAAAGTCGAGATCACGGCGCATATTCCATCGCTCGGCAAGGACGTGACCATCGCGCGGTCGGTCAAATCTCCAAAGCAGGTGAGCGTCAGACCCTCCGGCGGGGCCGAGGAGGAGATTGTCACCAGCCTGCAAGCCCACCCAGAATTTGCCCTCTCACGTCGCGAGATCGCCAAATACATCATCACGCCGCCGTCGCAGCGTTCGACCGATGTGCAGAATCTCCTGCGCCTCGACCGAATCGGCGATCAGCGCAAGGCCTTTTACACCTTCAAAAACAGCGCTGCAAAGGAGGCGAGAGATGCGGCGGGCGCGACGCGCAAGGCGGAACAAGACCTCAAAACCGCTCTTGGCGTTGACACGCTCAAACGTGAAACCGTGCTGGAAAAGGCCAATGAACACCGCAAGGTGCTTGGTCTTCCCGACCTTACGGAACTGACCCCCGAGACCATCTTCATTGATCCAGCGGAGGATGCGAAGGAGGAAGAAGCGGGCAAGCCGCCCGCTTTGGCCAAGTCCGTCGCGCTGGCTGACCTCAAGGCTCTGGCCAAGAGTGCCGCGCAAGACGAGTCCGAGGCGCTGTCCGCCGCGCGCTGTGAGGCGCTCACCGCGCTGAATACGCTGAAAGAGGATGGTGCCGCGCTAACGCTTGCGCGGCAGCATGGCTTCATTACCAAGGGGCTGGAGTTCGTCACGGAGGAGAGCGAAGCGTGCCCGCTTTGTGATACGCCGTGGGAGGCCGAGGCGCTGTGCGCCCATCTTGAAGAAAAGCTCCTCAGCAGCGACGCCATCGGCAAAACGCTGAAAGAGCTGGAAACGGACTTCCAAACCATCGGTCAAGCCGTCATAGGCCGCCTTGCTGATCTGCGCACAGTGGCTGGCTATGCCGAGGCCCTGGATCCTGCCATCTCAACCGCCACGCTGGACACTTATGCGGCGCGGCTGGAACAAATGCAAACCGCGATCAAGGAGTTCCGCGAGGATCACGCGCAGCTCGAACCCGCGATCATCGCCGTGCAAGTTGCTTGGTGGGCTTTGCCCGAGGACGTGCAGGCGACGCTTGAAGAGATGCGCAAGGCCATCGCGGCTCTGCCCGACAGTTCCGCCAAGGACAAGGCGATCCGGTTCCTGACAGTGCTGCAGGAGCGCTATGACCGTCTGATCGAGGCGAACCGCACTGCCAAAGAATGTGCGCAGCGCAGCACCGTCGCCGAGAAGGTCTATGACCACTATGTGCAGACCTCGAACGATGTGCTGGAGGAAATCTACGATGCCGTCGCGAAGGAGTTCACGGCGCTCTATAAAGCGATCAATGATGATGAGGGCGAGTTCGTCGGAGAGCTCAAAGCTGAACCCGCCAAGCTAAGCTTCAATGTGGATTTCTATGGCAGGGGCACATTCCCGCCTGGGGCATATCACAGCGAAGGACATCAGGACGGGATGGGGCTGTGCCTCTATCTCGCACTGATGCAGCATACGCTCGGGGACAAATTCACCTTCGCCGTCCTCGACGATGTGATGATGTCCGTCGATACAGGCCATCGCCGCGAGGTGTGCCGCCTGCTCAAAACCAAGTTCCCGAATACGCAATTCGTCCTCACGACCCATGATCGGGTCTGGCTGCAATATATGAAGACCGAGAAGTTGATCACGAAGAGCCAACTCTTCGGCGGTTGGAGCGTGGAGTTCGGCCCGCGCATCTGGGATGATCAGGATATTTGGACAGAGATTGACCAGCAGCTCGACAAGAACGATGTGCCGCGCGCAGCCTGGCTCCTGCGCCGCTATCTTGAATACATCGCTACTGTCCTTGCCGACAATCTCCGCGCCCAAGTGGAGTTTCGCGGGGACGGCCATTATGACCTCGGCGATCTCCTGCCGCCCGTCCTGAAACGCTGGCAAGACCGCCTCGATAAAGGGATCAAGGCCGCCGTACACTGGGGCAACGACAAAGAAGCGGCTACACTCACCGAAAAGCGCCATGAAGCAAAGGCTCTGATCGCAGCGACATACGTGGAGCAATGGGCAATCAATCCATCAGTGCATTTCAACGAATGGGAGAATTTTGAGAGCGGCGAATTCAAGAAAGTCACTGCTGCATACAAGCTTCTTCTCGACAGCATGCGTTGTTCAAATGAGAAATGTGGCACTTTGCCCTACATTTTCCCTCGAAAAGGTAGCGCAGTTCAGCTGAGGTGCGATTGCCAATCTATAAACATCAACCTCAAGGCAAAGTAG
- the virB4_2 gene encoding Type IV secretion system protein virB4, translating to MMNLAEYRRTASRLADYLPWVALVGEGVVLNKDGSFQRTAKFRGPDLDSAVAAELVAVAGRLNNAFRRLGSGWAIFVEAQRSEAATYPASTFPDAASALVDAERKADFEEEGSHFVSGYFLTLLWLPPAEDAARSESWLYEGRETSGVNPWEQVRGFIDRTDRVLALLDGFMPDCHWLDDAATLTYLHSTISTNRHRVRVPEVPVYLDALLPDQPLAGGLEPRLGNHHLRVLTITGYPGATTPGLLDELNRLAFPYRWSTRAILMDKLDATKLLTRIRRQWFAKRKSIAAILKEVMTNEQSALVDTDAANKAADADMALQELGADLAGMAYVTATITVWDEDVRRADEKLRLVEKIVQSRDFSVMVETVNAVDAWLGSLPGHAYANVRQPPVSTLNLAHMIPLSAVWAGPEQDEHFGDAPLLYARTEGSTPFRFSLHVGDVGHTLVVGPTGAGKSVLLALMALQFRRYPRSQIFAFDFGGSIRAASLAMGGDWHDLGGELTEADESSVMLQPLARIHETSERAWAADWIVAILTRENIQITPDVKEHLWTALTSLASAPVGERTMTGLAVLLQSNDLKQALRAYCVGGPYGRLLDAETEQLGSADVQAFEIEGLVGTGAAPAVLSYLFHRIGDRLDGRPTLLIIDEGWLALDDDAFAEQLREWLKTLRKKNASVIFATQSLSDIDGSTIAPAIIESCLTRLLLPNERAIEPQITAIYRRFGLNDRQIEILARATPKRDYYCQSRRGNRLFELGLSDVGLALCAASAKSDQALIAEICAEHGRDGFLAAWLKAHGLDWAADLIPDLTNLAIDAEGASPASGVVEDTEPALKEEEITS from the coding sequence ATGATGAATCTCGCAGAATACCGCCGCACCGCCTCGCGCCTCGCAGACTACCTGCCCTGGGTGGCGCTGGTCGGGGAGGGCGTGGTCCTCAACAAGGACGGCTCGTTCCAGAGAACGGCGAAGTTTCGGGGGCCCGATCTCGACAGCGCCGTCGCGGCCGAACTGGTCGCGGTGGCGGGACGGCTTAACAACGCTTTCCGTCGCCTCGGTTCTGGGTGGGCGATTTTCGTGGAAGCACAGCGCTCTGAGGCCGCCACCTATCCTGCAAGCACCTTCCCGGATGCGGCATCGGCGCTGGTCGATGCCGAGCGCAAGGCCGATTTCGAAGAGGAGGGGAGCCACTTCGTATCCGGTTATTTCCTGACCCTCCTCTGGCTTCCGCCCGCCGAGGATGCGGCACGCTCAGAATCCTGGCTCTACGAGGGCCGCGAGACCTCAGGTGTGAACCCCTGGGAACAGGTGCGCGGTTTCATCGACCGCACCGATCGCGTGCTGGCGCTGCTCGACGGCTTCATGCCGGACTGCCACTGGCTCGATGACGCCGCTACGCTGACCTACCTGCATTCGACGATTTCGACCAACCGGCACCGCGTGCGCGTGCCCGAGGTGCCGGTCTATCTCGACGCGCTCTTGCCCGACCAGCCGCTGGCCGGCGGGCTGGAGCCGCGTCTGGGCAATCACCATCTCCGCGTCCTGACGATCACCGGCTATCCCGGCGCCACGACCCCGGGCCTGCTCGACGAGTTGAACCGGCTGGCCTTTCCCTATCGCTGGTCGACCCGGGCCATTCTCATGGACAAGCTGGACGCAACCAAGCTGCTGACCCGGATACGCCGTCAGTGGTTTGCCAAACGCAAGAGCATCGCCGCGATCCTCAAGGAGGTGATGACCAACGAGCAATCCGCGCTGGTTGATACAGACGCGGCGAACAAGGCCGCTGACGCAGATATGGCCTTGCAGGAACTCGGCGCGGATCTGGCTGGCATGGCCTATGTCACGGCCACGATCACGGTCTGGGACGAGGACGTCCGCCGCGCTGACGAGAAACTGCGGCTGGTCGAGAAGATCGTCCAGTCCCGTGATTTCAGCGTCATGGTCGAGACGGTCAACGCCGTCGATGCCTGGCTCGGAAGTCTTCCCGGACATGCCTATGCCAATGTCCGCCAGCCACCCGTCAGCACATTGAATCTCGCTCATATGATCCCGCTCTCGGCGGTCTGGGCAGGGCCGGAACAGGATGAGCATTTCGGCGACGCTCCGTTGCTCTACGCCAGGACCGAAGGCTCCACCCCGTTCCGGTTTTCTCTGCATGTCGGGGATGTCGGGCACACCCTCGTCGTCGGCCCGACCGGCGCCGGCAAATCCGTGCTGCTGGCGCTGATGGCGCTGCAGTTCCGGCGGTATCCGCGCAGCCAGATCTTCGCCTTCGACTTCGGCGGCTCGATCCGCGCCGCCTCGCTTGCCATGGGCGGCGACTGGCATGACCTCGGCGGAGAGCTGACCGAAGCGGACGAGAGCTCCGTCATGCTACAGCCCTTGGCACGCATTCACGAGACGTCGGAACGTGCCTGGGCGGCCGACTGGATCGTTGCCATCCTGACGCGCGAGAACATCCAGATTACCCCCGATGTGAAGGAACATCTCTGGACGGCGCTGACCTCGCTGGCCTCGGCCCCTGTGGGCGAGCGGACCATGACCGGCTTGGCGGTCCTGCTGCAGTCCAACGATCTGAAGCAGGCACTCCGCGCATACTGCGTGGGTGGACCCTATGGCCGGCTGCTCGATGCCGAGACCGAACAGCTGGGATCGGCGGATGTGCAGGCCTTCGAGATCGAGGGGCTGGTGGGAACCGGCGCGGCGCCCGCCGTCCTCTCATACCTGTTCCACCGGATCGGTGATCGGCTCGATGGACGCCCCACGCTGCTCATCATCGACGAGGGCTGGCTCGCACTCGATGACGATGCCTTCGCGGAGCAGCTCCGCGAATGGCTGAAGACGCTGAGGAAGAAGAACGCCTCGGTGATCTTCGCGACGCAGAGCCTCAGCGACATCGATGGCAGTACCATCGCGCCGGCGATCATCGAAAGTTGCCTGACACGGCTCCTGCTGCCGAACGAGCGGGCCATCGAGCCCCAGATCACGGCCATCTATCGCCGCTTCGGCCTCAATGACCGACAGATCGAGATCCTCGCGCGGGCCACGCCCAAGCGCGACTACTACTGCCAGTCGCGGCGCGGCAACCGGCTGTTCGAGCTGGGTCTCAGCGATGTCGGGCTCGCGCTCTGCGCGGCTTCCGCCAAATCGGATCAGGCGCTGATCGCCGAGATCTGCGCTGAGCACGGCCGAGACGGCTTCCTCGCCGCCTGGCTGAAGGCGCATGGCCTGGATTGGGCCGCCGATCTGATCCCCGACCTCACCAATCTCGCCATCGACGCAGAGGGCGCATCTCCGGCCTCCGGTGTCGTTGAGGACACCGAACCCGCCCTGAAAGAAGAGGAGATCACATCATGA